In Juglans regia cultivar Chandler chromosome 5, Walnut 2.0, whole genome shotgun sequence, the following are encoded in one genomic region:
- the LOC109020117 gene encoding phosphatidylinositol transfer protein 1-like isoform X1, with product MVLIKEFRIVMPVSLEEYGIAQMYMVTKMQQKNTTSTEGIEVLESRPFEDDVYGTGQYTSKVYRLQSKVPSWLTKFAPAQALVMREEAWNAYPSCKSVLKCPQFSKFQLTIETVHRADNGHSENVHGLTKEQLAARQVEYIDIAIPGKDCWSYLVGNCSIDFSKFKSERTGRGPLAKGWQDRCDPVMTAYKLVTIDAPYWGFGRRLEQTLLAGERALFLESHRHCFGWIDEWYGMNLQQIDHLMERNKSMSDEQRPLKPAWVTSTVHLNGKTPDGEGIHGKMYRP from the exons TCGGATTGTCATGCCCGTTTCGCTGGAAGAG TACGGGATAGCACAGATGTACATGGTCACGAAGATGCAGCAAAAGAACACGACTAGTACTGAAGGGATTGAAGTATTAGAGAGCAGACCCTTTGAAGATGATGTGTATGGAACGGGTCAATACACTTCTAAAGTTTATCGTCTGCAAAG CAAAGTTCCTTCTTGGCTTACGAAATTTGCACCAGCTCAAGCTCTCGTCATGAGAGAGGAAGCCTGGAACGCATACCCAAGCTGCAAATCAG TACTCAAG TGCCCACAGTTTTCGAAGTTTCAGTTAACCATTGAAACTGTTCATAGAGCTGACAATGGGCACTCAGAAAAT GTGCATGGTTTGACCAAAGAACAACTAGCAGCCAGGCAAGTGGAATATATCGATATAGCTATTCCGGGAAAGGATTGCTGGAGTTACTTAGTTGGAAATTGCAGCATAGACTTTTCCAAGTTCAAATCAGAAAGAACAGGCCGTGGTCCTCTTGCGAAAGGGTGGCAG GATAGGTGTGATCCGGTTATGACTGCATACAAATTGGTGACAATTGATGCACCCTACTGGGGTTTTGGTCGTCGGCTTGAGCAGACCCTGCTAGCG GGTGAGAGGGCTCTATTTTTGGAAAGTCATCGTCATTGCTTTGGTTGGATTGATGAATGGTATGGGATGAATCTGCAACAAATAGATCACCTTATGGAACGAAACAAATCTATGTCAGATGAG CAGAGACCCCTCAAGCCAGCTTGGGTGACGAGCACCGTACATCTTAATGGGAAAACACCAGATGGTGAAGGCATTCATGGCAAGATGTATCGACCTTGA
- the LOC109020117 gene encoding phosphatidylinositol transfer protein 1-like isoform X2: MVLIKEFRIVMPVSLEEYGIAQMYMVTKMQQKNTTSTEGIEVLESRPFEDDVYGTGQYTSKVYRLQSKVPSWLTKFAPAQALVMREEAWNAYPSCKSVLKCPQFSKFQLTIETVHRADNGHSENVHGLTKEQLAARQVEYIDIAIPGKDCWSYLVGNCSIDFSKFKSERTGRGPLAKGWQDRCDPVMTAYKLVTIDAPYWGFGRRLEQTLLAGERALFLESHRHCFGWIDEWYGMNLQQIDHLMERNKSMSDERPLKPAWVTSTVHLNGKTPDGEGIHGKMYRP; encoded by the exons TCGGATTGTCATGCCCGTTTCGCTGGAAGAG TACGGGATAGCACAGATGTACATGGTCACGAAGATGCAGCAAAAGAACACGACTAGTACTGAAGGGATTGAAGTATTAGAGAGCAGACCCTTTGAAGATGATGTGTATGGAACGGGTCAATACACTTCTAAAGTTTATCGTCTGCAAAG CAAAGTTCCTTCTTGGCTTACGAAATTTGCACCAGCTCAAGCTCTCGTCATGAGAGAGGAAGCCTGGAACGCATACCCAAGCTGCAAATCAG TACTCAAG TGCCCACAGTTTTCGAAGTTTCAGTTAACCATTGAAACTGTTCATAGAGCTGACAATGGGCACTCAGAAAAT GTGCATGGTTTGACCAAAGAACAACTAGCAGCCAGGCAAGTGGAATATATCGATATAGCTATTCCGGGAAAGGATTGCTGGAGTTACTTAGTTGGAAATTGCAGCATAGACTTTTCCAAGTTCAAATCAGAAAGAACAGGCCGTGGTCCTCTTGCGAAAGGGTGGCAG GATAGGTGTGATCCGGTTATGACTGCATACAAATTGGTGACAATTGATGCACCCTACTGGGGTTTTGGTCGTCGGCTTGAGCAGACCCTGCTAGCG GGTGAGAGGGCTCTATTTTTGGAAAGTCATCGTCATTGCTTTGGTTGGATTGATGAATGGTATGGGATGAATCTGCAACAAATAGATCACCTTATGGAACGAAACAAATCTATGTCAGATGAG AGACCCCTCAAGCCAGCTTGGGTGACGAGCACCGTACATCTTAATGGGAAAACACCAGATGGTGAAGGCATTCATGGCAAGATGTATCGACCTTGA